From the Longimicrobiaceae bacterium genome, the window AGTCGCCGTACTGCACCGGAAGCTCCGGCAGCGGCGACGGGCGCCCCTCGGCCGCGGCGGCGTACAGGGCCGTGACCTCGTCGCGGATCACGTCCAGCGACCATCCGTCGGACACGGCGTGGTGCATCACCAGCACGAGATGGTCGGCGGACGGGTCGATGCGCACCAGCGTCGCCCGCAGCACCGGCCCGGATGCGAGGTCGAACGGCCGCATCACCTCGTCCCGCATCGCCGCGCGGGCCTGCTCCCATGCTGCGGGAGACGGGAGATGGGCGGCGGTGGGGGTGTCGCTGTCGGCGGGGACGCCCCCTCCCAGCTCGCTTAGGCTCGCTACCCTCCCCCGCAAGCGGGAGAGGGTTGGGTGGGCATCTTCGCCCGGCTGCGGCTTCGGATCATCCGAAGGCTCCGCAACACGATCCGTATCGACGATGAAGTCGAGGACGGTGAGGGGGACGGGGGCGGCGGGGTGGACGTGCTGGATGCCGGAGCCGTCGCCTTCGGGCAGGGTGGTGCGCAGGGTTTCGTGGCGCGCGACGAGAGATGCGAGCGCAGCCTCGACCGCGGCGGTGTCGGCGCGCGGGGGGAGCGGGATGGAGGTGTAGAGGTTGTACGCGGGGCTCTCCGGCTCGAGCTGGTGCAGGAGCCAGAGGCGCTGCTGGGCGAAGGAGAGCGGGCCTTCGGCCTCGGCCGGGTAGCGGACGAGGGGCGGCATCTCCGCATCCACCGCTTCGCCGCGCAGGCGTTCCACCGCGGCGGCCAGGCCGGCGACGGTCGGGGAGTCGAAGAGCGCGCGGAGCGGGACTTCCACGCCCAGCACGGAGCGGACGCGGGCGAGGAGCTGGAGCGCGGAGAGCGAGTGGCCGCCCAGGTCGAAGAAGCGGTCGTGCACGCCCACTGCGCCCGCCTTCAGCACCTCGGCCCACACGTCCGCCAGCACCTGCTCGGTGGCGGAGCGCGGCGGCACGTACCCGTCGCGTGCGGCGAAGTCGGCGGCGCGGGGCGTGGGCAGCGAGAGGCGGTCCACCTTGCCGCCGGGCGTGCGCGGCAGCGCGTCGAGGATGACGACGGCGGACGGGACCATGTAGTCGGGCAGATGGCGCCGCGCGTGCTCGCGAAGCTCGGCCGCGTCCGGCTTCTCGTCTCC encodes:
- a CDS encoding amino acid adenylation domain-containing protein — encoded protein: MLLIEDAEREDSGDAGRCDGGAGPANLAYVIYTSGSTGRPKGVMVPQRGIRNRVAWVRDTYPMDADDAVLFKTPYTFDASVWELFLPLWTGGRVVIARPGGHQDPAYMVDAMARHGVTTLQLVPSMLQVLAGTPGLERCTALRRLSCGGEAYPVALAREVSARLPGVTLVNLYGPTEASIDVLSWRYSGDEHGTLLPIGRPVHGTRIYLLDADLRPVAPGAPGELYADGPGLARGYVGRADLTAERFVPDPYSPVPGARMYRTGDLARHRPDGAVEFLGRADDQVKLRGFRIELGEVESVLSAHPSVEAAVAAVRPAAAGPALVAYVVGSGDEKPDAAELREHARRHLPDYMVPSAVVILDALPRTPGGKVDRLSLPTPRAADFAARDGYVPPRSATEQVLADVWAEVLKAGAVGVHDRFFDLGGHSLSALQLLARVRSVLGVEVPLRALFDSPTVAGLAAAVERLRGEAVDAEMPPLVRYPAEAEGPLSFAQQRLWLLHQLEPESPAYNLYTSIPLPPRADTAAVEAALASLVARHETLRTTLPEGDGSGIQHVHPAAPVPLTVLDFIVDTDRVAEPSDDPKPQPGEDAHPTLSRLRGRVASLSELGGGVPADSDTPTAAHLPSPAAWEQARAAMRDEVMRPFDLASGPVLRATLVRIDPSADHLVLVMHHAVSDGWSLDVIRDEVTALYAAAAEGRPSPLPELPVQYGDYARWERDWLRGDALERHLAYWRERLAGMPQVIELAA